From Paenibacillus sp. GP183, one genomic window encodes:
- a CDS encoding DUF5372 family protein: protein MITISHRFHPLQGQSFALLSIREVNGLRRYSLQTDAGVVCVPETWTNHHVQSTLPPPNLFFDLLTLKELAQLLHTLEESPK from the coding sequence ATGATCACGATCAGCCATCGGTTTCATCCACTGCAAGGACAAAGCTTCGCCCTTCTTAGCATCAGAGAAGTGAATGGACTACGCCGGTACTCTTTACAAACAGATGCCGGTGTCGTTTGCGTCCCTGAAACGTGGACAAACCATCACGTCCAATCCACTCTTCCTCCCCCTAATCTGTTCTTCGATCTGCTGACACTAAAGGAATTGGCTCAGCTCTTGCACACCCTAGAGGAATCTCCCAAATGA